The following DNA comes from Saccharomyces cerevisiae S288C chromosome XIII, complete sequence.
AGTCTCATTGCTTtagtaccaaaaaatctgtttctaaatttctcttcattattggatataattatactgaTTGTAGATTTACTGTCGGTTAGTAATCCTTTGgtaattggtttcttgtcGAGTTCTTGTATCAGGTAACTTagattatttaataatgggaCAGATTCACTTATTgcgtgtatttctgcttccgTAGTTGAAGTACATGTTAATGAAGCCTTGGTggactttcctccaattacttttccattaagtaaatatatgttgCCAATTTGTGATTTATAATACGGTTGGTTACCATACGATGCATCGCTTATAACAACTAATTTATTTGTTGGCTTAACAGGTTTGCttttgtgccatattaATTGCTTATCTCTCGTATTCCATATGAACTGTATCAATTCATATGTCATATCTAACACTTGCTTGGACGgaaatagtatatgttgtgcaagtgtgttgatgtagtataataggtcaaatctaaatttatatccaacatatgatGCTAGACCTATCagcttttgcatttcatgtaccttcattttgtaatcatcttcttctagcTCTAGTTCTTGCTGGTCTATATATAGACCTGGTTGACCTGGAGCGCTAAGtttccttccttttgggttcaaaggtacgtttagtttgggtattttttcagttaatgagttttccatacccaatttcatgtatttacctctttgGTATTTGATTTCCAAGCCAAGAATGTCATATTGAATTTCCTCATCACTTTCGCCTAGATTTATAATCTTGGTGTCGTATTGCATCTTAAGCTTGTCTataattcttttgtttgaatttagatttttgCTAAACAGTACCATATCATCTACGAATAAACAAATTGTCACTTGACTGTTTTCAaatacgcatgaccatccacgaacttcttccataccacactgttttatcaggtatgatttgatagtttcgtACCAGTTCGctccactttgtttcaatccataaagtgatttcttcaaacgtatcaacttatcattcattcctaaatgtggtggaggtcttatgtataattcttctttgatgtctgcatacaaatatgccgaagatatgtctaattgtgtaatatagtagttattgtctaatgcaagtgacagggatgtcattaatgcatagtgatgtacggtattggattgcatGCCTGAGTCGTAAGTGTCAGGATGCTGAATAtcacctcttgcaacaaatctagctttaTGAGTACCGTCACGTTTcctgttgaagataaacattgaatttattactcttttagggtctatttcttttctgtcataatatttgtcAGTGTcccaagttttcatcttcaacagttgattgacttctttgtggtatgcctcgatatatttttctttttctttaatatctttattataggtGATTGCCTCATCGTATCGTAAGGTTGTTcgtattggtttgattgattttactgcttttacAGCTGCAATCAGGTGGattcgtttcttcgatctcggaggttctaaactacgcatattcttagtattccatgtgtctcgtgataccttaatttcagtttcattatcttctaatgatcttttcttactgttgatagtagtataggcattagagtcaccaataccacccaaactggaattagtttGACGAGAATTGATCGGTGGAAGTTCTTTAAAGGAGTCTGATAATTCGGTAGGAGGTTCTGGAGGCAGATCGGGAAGTGGAAGATCAGCAATTATAGATTCCTCTGTATTCTCCTTAGGACAGGTATCTGACGTTTTGATAGGAACGACGTGGTGTAGTGAATTACTTTCTGATGAGGAAGTATCGATCGAAGGTGAACGGTGTATGATCCTTTTCTCAGTCTCCTGTTCGCTTGTCTGCGGAACAgttttattattggtaCCACCCGTACTGGATATTGGTACGTTTGTATGATTAGTCTCATTGTCACTGTACGAGTCTGAgtgtctgaaatctttagatttactggCGTGCGACGACTCATGTGTGTTAGATTGGGACATGGGAGCAAGTAAAGGAACATCTAATCTATGCATACCACCCGAACCGGTACTCTCGATATCGGAAATTTGGGGGGTGCTAGATCTCTTCTtagatggaagaatattagattcagatatgttggggtcaacttctctgggtgcgcgaatattggttttGGAAACACGTTTCGAATCTTCAGTATGAGTTGACGGAGGTGTGGAATCGGTTGGActcacagcttttgaaaggacaTTTCTCAGTTGCTCAGGATGTAGTTCAATGTCAGATTGGAAGTCATGGTCAGATTCTATGTTAAGATCATTGGATTGTTGGATCTCATTTGACGCAATGAACGAATGATATGAAGCAGTTAAACGGTTTaagtcttcatcgaaagtgagtgcgtcgtaattgaattgatctaatctggattccttgccctgaagaataacatagttagttgtatctactgtcttctttaaggacggaagatagatgatatatccataagagtttcgaGACGGATGTAGAGCGTAGCCTGGGAtgccacgaggatgtattttggagttagggttgtgatcattgacgataacaggttgaccgaaaggtaacaaagtactgatatcaagtcctgccaagccagcatgttgtcttgcagattttttgcttttaggtgaagctagtgaatttctcacaatagtagaaaattcgattgcAGAGAACCATAAATGGTTCGGTAAACCACTACATTGCAGTTGAGTACGGCAGTCATCTAATAAGGTACGGTTTAGCCGTTCAGCGACTCCATGTGCTCGGGAATCCGCtgtggttgtatagcatggagttataccatttttttcaaggaatttatggagAGTTCTGTTAGTATACTCAGAACCACGGTCCATTTGTATAACTAAGACACTGGCCTGAAACtggtttttaataaaagctagtatcgtagtaaaaacatcgaGGATAGAGTCCTCGCGACGGTCGTGTAATGGATAAACCCAacggaattttgttgtctcatcagtaaatgagatgaaataggatggtgcactttttggtaggttgtgaactggaccaaatatgtcagtatgtaggtattgaaagggttcgtatgaattttggtattttagtcgtgaacctttgatatgtctgtgtttggtgcttttgccgattaaacaatcaggacattgatagtcaatagcactagaccagtcgacatctgattcgttaaaatacgtgatggtgttatttttaagtgagtatcgaattgtctgtgcattggcatgtgcaagcattcgatgaatgaaaggataaggatatttgcgtgtactttcacttgtatggacattattgatggtgggtacggagatatttgatggaagcaagtactttttagatacccagtaaaagtctccatatTTTACGATAGGTGCAAGTACAGTGCCGTCAGATCGTTCTAAgacgtttttggtaaagcatgctgtgatatctactgcagccaattcattcaaactgagtaagtcataggctatgttaggagtgtgcaatacctttattgatgttttggtgttgtcctggaagtgaaattgtaggtcaccaatagcgttaattggtatatttcttttttgagcatcaactacgtttatgtcaggattagatgatgctgagtgTATGTGATGAGCAGATCTTATAAGGGTTCGTGATGCTCCTGAATCAAGAAGGAGGTGTCCAGGGAGTTTatcatcagaatgattAGTGTGATTTACCGTAGATTCAGTAAGTTCCTGGCCTAAGGTGAAGGTCGTGTGTattcttcaattgaatcggtTCAGTAGTCGATCCTCTTATGAGATCGTTATCAGGGCCGGGAGAGTTATTAAATGTGGATACGTTATGAGCCCTGGCTGTTCTTGATTGCGAATTATTTGGTTTTTGGGAATTCCGAGTTATGGATTTGGGTTTGGTTGTATTCGTATAGGTGCGAGAgtctttcttctcatcactcGGACTTCTCCTATGAGTAGATTTATTACGTTTTGATTcctgttgttcttcatacATAGAATGTATGTCTGAAAACAGATCAGCAACTGTCATATGTATACATCGATGACGTGCGtagcgtaaaaatttgtaCTCGCCAGATAGACCTCTCATAATGAATTGGCATGCTaccttgttattgatagGAATACCATTGTTGTTTAGTCTGTCAAGAATGTTTGTGACTTCTGCttcaaatgcatctgcAGGTGTACTTCCATTATAATGCAAAGTTGCTAGGGTCGTAATGTCATTTACCTCTTGAGTATCAGACTGCATTTTGTTAAtgcttttggaaagaattttcatgatatctGTATAATCAACAGATAAGATGTCTTTAACCCAGGGGGGTAAGAATTGAGATGGAGCAAATAGTTGAAAGGTGTGACATAAGAAGGTGAGTTCGTCATCAGTCATCTGACGTACGGCTTTTCTTGTTGCTGTCGGAATAATATCACCGAGATTCgaattttgtaaaaatttaatgTATATTTTAACCCAATTGAGAAAGTCATTAGGTGAGGTTAAGATTGGCGGTGGTCTGACATGTTGATTAGTGGATGTCATATTAGACTTTGCTGAGGATGAATCAGGAAATGAATTACCTGACTCAGGTGACGGGGTGTTCAAATGTGTTCCAACATATTGTGGATATTGTGTAAACTGTGATTGTGCCCCAGGTGGAGCGTACATAGGtgacatttgataaggtgGATACGGCATCAAGGATGGGTGCCCGTATACTGGCCAGCCAGAAATATTGGCTTGTTGGGTATTCATCATGCGCTGCTGTGGGTACGGCCCATTTTGTGGCAATGGTACTTGAGCAGCTTGAGGAGAGGCATGATGatggttctctggaacagcAGATGAGAGAGGTGTTGTTGGCTGTTGAGAATTAGCCTGAGTGGAAACCTTCTCAcattcttctgttttggaagctgaaatgtctaacggatcttgaGTTGTTTGGACTTCTttagaagtaaccgaagcaCAGGCGCTACCATGAGAAATGGGggaatgttgagataattgttgggattccattgttgataaaggctataatattaggtatacagaatatactagaagttctcctcaaggatataggaatcctcaaaatggaatctatatttctacatactaatattacgattattcctcattccgttttatatgtttcattatcctattacattatcaatccttgcacttcagcttcctctaacttcgatgacagcttctcataacttatgtcatcatcttaacaccgtatatgataatatattgataatataactattagttgatagacgatagtggatttttattccaacatcattttcaatgaagCTGTGACCTTGGCATTCGCACCGCTTGACACTACAGGACGAATAAATTCCATGTTCGGGTGGTGGCTAGAGGTACATATGCGGTAAATGTACTGTATAGCCCAGCATGTTTTTCTTAACAATCCAAGTTTGCCATCTTAGTATAGTGGTTAGTACACATCGTTGTGGCCGATGAAACCCTGGTTCGATTCTAGGAGATggcattttctttttttttcaaagaaaagaaaaagggaagGCAACAAACGACATGAATTAttgtctttttcaaaaggatGTAATTATCGCAGCAGGTCTATGAAGGGTcccttttctcttttttatcACTTGTTCCATCTATAATTTTATActcaaaaatttaacaGGTTAATTACACTAAATGCATTACAAATTTGTATTTGATTCTATATATAGTTTCGTTATATAATAACTCAGGTCTGCTCTGCAGCGTGGTTTACGATAAACACGTATGTACCACTGTCTGCATCATAGCTTTCGAACTTAgaatttggatttttctttaagcGTTCGATATGCCTTTTAACCAGTTGATGATTTGGATCCTTTATAGGTTTTCTGGTAGATTTGTCTACAGGATAACAGTTAAAGCAGGTAATCCTGGCCCGAACATTAATGCCCTCCCCTCTCTTCGGTCTGTTTGGTAAGTTCGCATATATTATACAGGTTTTTGGTTCAAAAGTAATGATTACGCCCCCTAATGAGGTCAAAGGAATTCCAGCGAGGTCAACAGgttcaagaaattcaatTTTACCATAACTTTTATGACCCACAACTAAATGAGGAACTTTGCGCAGTTGCAAGAGAGAATAAGAGGATAATGTGTCCAGGGATGGTGAGATATAGTAGTTCTCATTAATGAAGGAGGCATCTTTTTCCGCAACGTCCGCAAAAACAGCCTTTTTATCATCTTCTGAATATTCTTGCTTCTGTAAATCGGCgacattttctttattttcttcgtcCATATTCCGGGAATGATGTTTCGTTGCGCTATCTTCCCCATCGTTCTTTGAGGACAAAACCATTCTTTCCCCCCCATTAgcagtttctttttcatccaTCTTTGGCTTTCCCAAGATcgtttcttgttcttcacTTTTACTTTTAAAATTCATATCGTTGTTCTGTGATCCgttattcttttcctcGGATGCGATCAACATTTTCCTGTTATTAATTAGATTCTTGAATGACCTTTTATCGGGATTGAATAATAACTCAGAAGCTTTTAATATGCTTTCGTCC
Coding sequences within:
- a CDS encoding gag-pol fusion protein (Retrotransposon TYA Gag and TYB Pol genes; transcribed/translated as one unit; polyprotein is processed to make a nucleocapsid-like protein (Gag), reverse transcriptase (RT), protease (PR), and integrase (IN); similar to retroviral genes), translating into MESQQLSQHSPISHGSACASVTSKEVQTTQDPLDISASKTEECEKVSTQANSQQPTTPLSSAVPENHHHASPQAAQVPLPQNGPYPQQRMMNTQQANISGWPVYGHPSLMPYPPYQMSPMYAPPGAQSQFTQYPQYVGTHLNTPSPESGNSFPDSSSAKSNMTSTNQHVRPPPILTSPNDFLNWVKIYIKFLQNSNLGDIIPTATRKAVRQMTDDELTFLCHTFQLFAPSQFLPPWVKDILSVDYTDIMKILSKSINKMQSDTQEVNDITTLATLHYNGSTPADAFEAEVTNILDRLNNNGIPINNKVACQFIMRGLSGEYKFLRYARHRCIHMTVADLFSDIHSMYEEQQESKRNKSTHRRSPSDEKKDSRTYTNTTKPKSITRNSQKPNNSQSRTARAHNVSTFNNSPGPDNDLIRGSTTEPIQLKNTHDLHLGQELTESTVNHTNHSDDKLPGHLLLDSGASRTLIRSAHHIHSASSNPDINVVDAQKRNIPINAIGDLQFHFQDNTKTSIKVLHTPNIAYDLLSLNELAAVDITACFTKNVLERSDGTVLAPIVKYGDFYWVSKKYLLPSNISVPTINNVHTSESTRKYPYPFIHRMLAHANAQTIRYSLKNNTITYFNESDVDWSSAIDYQCPDCLIGKSTKHRHIKGSRLKYQNSYEPFQYLHTDIFGPVHNLPKSAPSYFISFTDETTKFRWVYPLHDRREDSILDVFTTILAFIKNQFQASVLVIQMDRGSEYTNRTLHKFLEKNGITPCYTTTADSRAHGVAERLNRTLLDDCRTQLQCSGLPNHLWFSAIEFSTIVRNSLASPKSKKSARQHAGLAGLDISTLLPFGQPVIVNDHNPNSKIHPRGIPGYALHPSRNSYGYIIYLPSLKKTVDTTNYVILQGKESRLDQFNYDALTFDEDLNRLTASYHSFIASNEIQQSNDLNIESDHDFQSDIELHPEQLRNVLSKAVSPTDSTPPSTHTEDSKRVSKTNIRAPREVDPNISESNILPSKKRSSTPQISDIESTGSGGMHRLDVPLLAPMSQSNTHESSHASKSKDFRHSDSYSDNETNHTNVPISSTGGTNNKTVPQTSEQETEKRIIHRSPSIDTSSSESNSLHHVVPIKTSDTCPKENTEESIIADLPLPDLPPEPPTELSDSFKELPPINSRQTNSSLGGIGDSNAYTTINSKKRSLEDNETEIKVSRDTWNTKNMRSLEPPRSKKRIHLIAAVKAVKSIKPIRTTLRYDEAITYNKDIKEKEKYIEAYHKEVNQLLKMKTWDTDKYYDRKEIDPKRVINSMFIFNRKRDGTHKARFVARGDIQHPDTYDSGMQSNTVHHYALMTSLSLALDNNYYITQLDISSAYLYADIKEELYIRPPPHLGMNDKLIRLKKSLYGLKQSGANWYETIKSYLIKQCGMEEVRGWSCVFENSQVTICLFVDDMVLFSKNLNSNKRIIDKLKMQYDTKIINLGESDEEIQYDILGLEIKYQRGKYMKLGMENSLTEKIPKLNVPLNPKGRKLSAPGQPGLYIDQQELELEEDDYKMKVHEMQKLIGLASYVGYKFRFDLLYYINTLAQHILFPSKQVLDMTYELIQFIWNTRDKQLIWHKSKPVKPTNKLVVISDASYGNQPYYKSQIGNIYLLNGKVIGGKSTKASLTCTSTTEAEIHAISESVPLLNNLSYLIQELDKKPITKGLLTDSKSTISIIISNNEEKFRNRFFGTKAMRLRDEVSGNHLHVCYIETKKNIADVMTKPLPIKTFKLLTNKWIH
- a CDS encoding gag protein (Retrotransposon TYA Gag gene co-transcribed with TYB Pol; translated as TYA or TYA-TYB polyprotein; Gag is a nucleocapsid protein that is the structural constituent of virus-like particles (VLPs); similar to retroviral Gag), which encodes MESQQLSQHSPISHGSACASVTSKEVQTTQDPLDISASKTEECEKVSTQANSQQPTTPLSSAVPENHHHASPQAAQVPLPQNGPYPQQRMMNTQQANISGWPVYGHPSLMPYPPYQMSPMYAPPGAQSQFTQYPQYVGTHLNTPSPESGNSFPDSSSAKSNMTSTNQHVRPPPILTSPNDFLNWVKIYIKFLQNSNLGDIIPTATRKAVRQMTDDELTFLCHTFQLFAPSQFLPPWVKDILSVDYTDIMKILSKSINKMQSDTQEVNDITTLATLHYNGSTPADAFEAEVTNILDRLNNNGIPINNKVACQFIMRGLSGEYKFLRYARHRCIHMTVADLFSDIHSMYEEQQESKRNKSTHRRSPSDEKKDSRTYTNTTKPKSITRNSQKPNNSQSRTARAHNVSTFNNSPGPDNDLIRGSTTEPIQLKNTHDLHLRPGTY